Genomic segment of Arachis hypogaea cultivar Tifrunner chromosome 16, arahy.Tifrunner.gnm2.J5K5, whole genome shotgun sequence:
ATTGGTCACATTCATTCACCCTCATCGCCACAAACTAGGTAATTTGTGTAATGGaagaattattataatattttcccTCTTTTTCTTTGTGTAGGAGGGAAATACTCATGAACTAGAAGCTCATCTTTGGCAGcattttaatagttttttttttcaaattcactgtcaatttttttcttttttcaattcagAGGTTTAGATTTTACCTTTCTCTATCTCCCTGTGTATTTTGCTTGTAGCTTAGTGGATGTAATGTACTTTGTGAAAGAATTGTGTTTATGGCTTCTTTCTTGTGCTCCGGCCATGGATATGTTTCATGCTTTCATTGTAGTTTCCATTTATGCTTTGCAGAGAGACTAGTCAGCTTTGCTACAATATTCATTTTTGTTTCCATATCTTATGCAGTTTTCTGTTTACATTGCTAATGAAACTTCTATTTGTGTCAATTCCCTATATTCTAAAAGAAATTTTGCTATGCAATAATGTATATATATGCCTTGAGGGAGAAcggggaaaaaaaggaaaaaacttcTAAGAACTTGTGTAAATATGTTCTAGTTAAGTCCTATGCTATTACTTCTTTTgagagagtttttttttttttttttttttggtggggGAAACTAAGAATTCTTTTATATACTTTCACTATATTTGCAGAGGGCCAAGCCATGGCTCCCGTGGCAGAATTCTCCTCGCATTTGAAGATAATGGGTCTTCAAAAATTGGGGTTAGGTTCGATAGATCAATTCCAGATGGCAATGATCTTGGAGGCCTTTGTGAAGGCGATCGCGGATACTTTTGTTCCGGTGATTCTCTCTGTCTGTTTGGTGTTTCTTTGGCAAGTATTGTCATTTTCATGCTATATTTGTGTTTAAAATTCATTGATGATTTATATTGCAGCTAATCAGTTACTGCGGGATGGTTCTGGAGGAGATGACTTTGACAAGATCGCAGTTAATGATGTTTTTGAGGTGGCCTTACTGCTACATTTTCCAATAATTGTCTTGGCTCTTACCTGAGATTGTAAGACGTTAGCATCCTTcactgattttttttaattgtgtgTATAGGTTGTCTCCAATCAGAGTAAAAGTGCTGCACTAGTTGTTTTCATTAAAGATGTTGAGAAGGCGATCATTGGTAATTCAGACATTTTGAAGAGTAAACTTGAAAGCTTACCACAAAATGTTGTTGTAATTGGCTCACATACTCAGCTCGATAGTCGAAAGGACAAGGTGCTGTTTGATTATTGTATTATGTTAGCTAACTTATGAGTTTTGAGAATATATTTCTTCTGACTTTGATGGCTCAATCTTTATGTTTCCAGACCACACATGCTGGCATTCTGTTAACAAAGCTTGGGGGCAATCCAGCAGCATTACTTGATCTTTCTTTCCCGGTAAAATAATATTAGCCTTTCCTTGATGTATCTTGATTCACGTAGTCCTGATATGGAAATGATAAAATACTCACACTACTTTATATGCACTATTATTTGGTGTCATTGGTGTGACAAATTAAACCACAATTAATTGCTTTGTTTGGTTAATGGTTGGTTTTCTTGAGCTTTGGCATGATTAAAAAATGCAACATTTGGTTGAGTGAGTGGCTAAAATGTAGCCTAATCCACTAAATTAGGCTTAATTTTGGCTACTAACTACTTAAAGGTACTGATAAGTGATGACCTTACAGGAAATACCTTAGTGAAAACAAAGTGTGCAATGCTATTTTATGGTAAACATGGTTTCTTTTGTGTGGTTTATTTCTATATTTGCTTTCATGTTGGAAAGTTTTGTTAGGAGGATTTCTTGTCTTCCTTTCTCTTTGTAAACAAGATTTTATGTGTAGCCATAGGCCACAGCGGTGCTGGTCCTACATTGTTGCAGCACAAAGGATTACTTACTAATGTACTACAATGTTACCACGTGTCCTTGTTTAGGATAAGTTCACTAGATTGCTTGATAGGAGCAAAGAAAGTCCCAAAGCAGTAAAGCAACTTACTCGCCTTTTTCCGAATAGGGTGCCAATACAACTTCCTGAGGTATCACTTGTTAGATGAATTTAATTGTGCAATTTATATtgttgctatttacatttcacgGATTCAATTTTATTTCCAAACTTGTACAGGATGAGCTTTTGCTTTCTGATTGGAAGCAGCAGTTGGAACGAGATATTGAGACTATGAAGGCTCAATCCAATACTGTCAGCATTCGAACAGTGAGTCTCGTGATGATATGTTATGATAATTTTTGCATCATCTACATctgttttgcttttttttttttccatctgCATGTAGGATCAACATTTTTCTCTCATTAGTCATCTTAAAAGTTTATTATGAGGCATTTCTTCCTTTTTTACCCATCTTGGTCATTAATAGcttgtacttttgggttttgtaaATTTCTAATTCTTAATATGGCATAGAATTGCTGTTAAATAATTGAACTTTCTctgcaaaaaataaaatgatcTACTTGACGATGGTTTCTCAGACACCATGATAGTTTTATTGTCTTGCAATGGTATTTCTATTTGACAAACATGTAAGATTCTTACGTGATTTCAGGTTCTCAACCGAATTGGACTGGAATGTCCTGAACTTGAGACACTCTGCATCAAAGATCAAGCTCTAACAGCAGAAAGTTAGTGTTTGTGAAGTTTGAATGAACTAATTATCCCACTATACATGGAAATATTGATATTTATGCGAGCTACCAATGATATCTCTTCCTTCTTTATACTAGGTGTGGAAAAAATCATTGGCTGGGCTATAAGTCACCATTTTATGCATTCGGCTGAGGGTTCTGTCAAAGACTCTAAGCTTGTGATATCTGCAGAAAGGttgttctaataatttttatatatctccCTCCTATTGACCCTAAGAAAATTAAGCAGTAAAACAAATAGAATTATGTGAACTTAAGTTCACCTGTAAACACTATTTTACATTTTATATGAACTTCAATTCATCTTGTAACACTTATTTTACATTTATTGGTTCAGCCTTAAGTATGGGCTGAACATTCTACAGGGCATTGAAGGCGAAAACAAGAATTCAAAGAAATCGCTGAAGGTAATCTAATCGCTGATTTTCATCTCGTTTGTTGTCCCTGTTACTGTTTGAATCAAATCTTCAGCACCGCCTACTGTAATTGAATTTTGCATCGTAGCCTCGTAAACATGTTGCCTTgtaaacaaattttttaaatgaaacttCAAGTACTTGTTTCGATGGTGGTTCTTTACTGAAATATATGGGGACTATTCTTCAATTCTTAATatttattgttgttttttttcCCCCTCCCCATTTTGCTAGGATGTGGTTACTGAGAATGAATTTGAGAAAAAACTGCTTGCTGATGTGATTCCTCCAAGTGATATTGGGGTCACTTTTGATGATATTGGGGCTTTAGAAAATGTGAAGGACACCTTGAAGGAGTTGGTCATGCTTCCTCTACAGAGACCTGAACTCTTTAGCAAAGGACAGTTGGCTAAGGTGGGGACTTCCTTTTCTGTCAATATTACACTTGTATGTCATCCATTTTCAAGCAGATTTTGACCTGTATTATAGCATCTCATTGCAATTACTTTGGTGTAGCCCTGCAAGGGAATACTGCTCTTTGGGCCCCCTGGTACTGGAAAGACAATGCTTGCGAAGGCTGTAGCAACCGAGGCTGGAGCCAACTTTATTAACATTTCAATGTCTAGCATTACTTCAAAGGTTTTAATGTTTTGAAATGGGAAttctttttgttgtatttttctattttgtgcTGTGGTGACATGGAGTTTTTTTTTCCAGTGGTTTGGGGAAGGAGAAAAATATGTCAAAGCTGTCTTTTCTCTAGCCAGCAAGATTGCCCCAAGTGTTATTTTTGTCGATGAGGTTAGCATCGCATTTATGTGTATTCCTTTTCTGTTatctttttctgtatttttttcctGGTTTAATCTTTTTTTATGTGTGTCAGGTCGACAGTATGTTAGGAAGACGTGAAACTCCTGGCGAACATGAGACTATGCGTAAAATGAAGAATGAGTTCATGATGAATTGGGATGGCCTGCGAACAAAAGATAAAGAGCGTGTACTTGTTCTCGCTGCTACAAATAGGCCCTTtgatcttgatgaggctgttatTAGGAGGCTTCCAAGAAGGTAAACATACTATTTTAATATCCTATTCTAAGTGCTAACTTCAGCCATTGGCTCAAATTTTCAATGGCTATGATTCATAGGGAACTTGGATCATCAACAACCAAAGTATATTTTGTCCCATTGAAGAAAAGCTCTTGTTATTCTATAAGATTTTACAGGTTGTGTACTAATTGCTGGTCTTTCATCTTCAAACATGCAGATTTATGGTTAATTTGCCAGATGCTCCAAACAGGGAAAAAATTCTGAGAGTCATCTTAGCAAAAGAAGATTTGGCACCGGATGTTCATTTGGAAGAAATAGCAAATATGACTGATGGATATTCGGGGAGTGACCTAAAGGTCTTCTCTTCTGCACTCATTCTCATTTGCTAGATAAGATAGTACCTGGTTCTGCTTGAAAGATTCTCATTTTCCTTGTGATTTCTGTTTTGGTTGCAGAATCTGTGTGTAACAGCAGCTTATTGCCCAATAAGAGAGATCttggaaaaggaaaaagaagtaagtccatacatatacTACATTAACATTGTTTGAATTCTGTCTAATTCTTTTGAAATGAACAATAATCCTAGTTTGACTGCACCATGTCAAATTCAAAACTGTTAATTCATTAACATTGTTTCAGGAGAGAAGTGTAGCATTGGCCGAGAACAGACCCTTACCTGGATTATGTAGCAGTGCTGATGTCCGTTCCTTAAAGATGGATGATTTGAGATATGCACAAGAGCAGGTATGTTAAGACCTTTCACATATGAAGCAGCATTCCTTGTGAGGAACTCAGATCCAGTTACATATTTTTGCGGCCGACATTTCGTCTTAATCTATGTGGTCGTTGTTGCAGGTGTGTGCGAGCTTCTCGTCAGATTCGTTGAATATGAACGAGCTACTTCAATGGAACGACCTTTATGGAGAAGGTGGATCAAGGAGAACGAGATCTTTGAGCTATTTCATGTAAAggcagagaaagaaagaaaatctgcTTCTTCTCCTTAAGTGTATAGCATTTCTTGGTTAGACATTATTACTCTTCTATCACCCAAGTGGTGCCAACAAGATCAGCCACCACTGGGCACCTTTGTATCATAGGCTCATAGGTTTTCCCTTCTTTTATTTTACTCTCAccaaatttttcataaaaatggTAGTAGATTTGTTAAATATTCTCCGGCAATTAAGAAAAAGAAGCATAATTTTTTAGGGTCCTTATAAGTTATATCTCATATGATCAAATTGCTTTATTATGATATGATATTATTCTCTTCTCCCTTGTATATAATACCATtccttttgttttaaaaaattgaaatattattAAATTGTATGGCGTGGCGTGGCGTGGCATGTGATTTTCATTTTTCGCATGGCTATGAGGATATATATAGGAATGGGCTGGATCTATCAAATTtcattgtaatattgtaatagtCCCAATAGCCTAGAGTTAAACCATCGCGATTCGATAACCATGGTTTACTTATTTCCCAACCGTTTATTAGGTGTTAGTTTTTTTTTCCCCATGGTGGCTAAGAATTAATTTGACACGGATCAGTTTGTTGTTAGCCAATATAAACGGGACTTGATTCATTAGGTGTTGGTTATTGCCCGAAGATAATTTAGGCATACTTGCTGTCAGTGGGCCCAAAAAACACTTTTCTATTTGTCaattaaaatccaaaaatgaTTAAGGCTCCATCATCCTTTTCAATTGAGTTTAACCCTAAAACTCACCAAAGTTATGTATACTGTATTTTTTGTTGGTGTCTGAGTAACAAAAAAGAAGGATAAGGAaaaggagttttttttttttttttttgcagcgaCATTTGCAGTGTGCTAAATAAGTGTTACATTTGCAGTCCAATTTCTCTGAACATCGTTAATCTTTCTGTGCAagtcttttatcttttctaaacACGAAGGACGGCTTCTTGTTGAATTAGAATAAAAGGTTTCAAGCTGTTTGTTTTGAAGATAACATCCCTATAACTATGATTCCAAGCCAGTAAAAAACCGCGTCAAATAGCAAAAAGCTCACATTTAAGGATGTTATTTTCAGGAATAGAGTCTGAGCAACCGAGTAACCAATTGGCTAGATTATCCAGAATCAAACACCACCCAAAACCTCCAACATTGTCCCTATCCCTGAAGCTTGCATCACGATCCACTTTGAATATATTTGAAGGTGGAAGTTGCCATGCACTCAAATTCCTTTGagtaatttgaaattgaaaaaaaaataataataataacgatcCGAGTGTCAAATAAGATAAACCGCCTTTTTCTTGCTCCAAGGTTCACTTGCATTGAAAACTGCAGTGTTTCGATCCTTCTAAACCCATCAAATTTCAGctggaaaaaaaaatcatgatcCTTAAGCTGTTTGAAGGCTTTTTCTGAAATTTAAATTGCTatctaagaaaaataaattagatcCAAGGCTTTTCCAAATTTGTGAAGTCTTTAGATAGAACCTAAGACAGTGATTAATAGTTTCTATTTCAAGTTGCATCATGTAAAAGGGAAAGGGTGGAATTGTAATTTGAGGCATGAGGAGCTGGGTAGTTGGTTGTTGACTGAGTGGCTCCCTTCATTTATTATTTGCATTCATATTCAAAAACGGAACGGAACAAAGCGGATGTGACGTTGGAATCCAAGTCAAGAAGCCATGGAGGTGATGCGTCACTGTTCAAGGTTCCTTCTTCCTCCCAACAGCAACGATACTCGTTGTATGAGGTACGCTCTTGTGGTCCTCAATCAACGTCTTCCTAGATTCGCTGCTCTCCTTTGGGACCACGGTAAGTAGATTCCTCCATCCATGATTCCAtacatattcttcttcttcttgactttGTTTTTGCTGGTACAGCGCAGGTGCGAGTGTGTGCTGATGGAGGTGCCAACagggtgtttgatgaaatgcctcttCTCTTCCCTCTTCAACATCCTTCCCAAGTTCGCTCCAGGTCAGTTGGGCCCTATGGAGAATGTGCTCAGAAATCCATAATAGAGTCACCACAACGACCAAATTCATTATCTTCATGCATAAGTATACTAGATTATCCAGTATAAAAGATTGAAATATCATCGCAAACCTCTGTTTTTTATTATCTATTGCAATCTGCGGATTATTATCTAATTTTCAatccatatatttatataatgattTTTCAACCTTCCatatttctatatagaaataGAAAGAGATAGACTAGAAACAACATCTCTTATCTCACTGACACCAAAGAGCGGGATCTAAAATGAGTGAAATTTTGATTTGGGTGGAATATAATGAAATAGAGCCACTTTGAGGTTCCCTTTGAAATGAGGCATGGAACGGAGCCATTGCGAAGAAGTTCCGCGAGTTACGAAGGAAACTTCGAGCTCATATTGGTCATGGGTTGAGAACGGAAATTGCCCCCTTTCTATTCCTCTAATCTCTGCTCTAacttgcttggttcttcttg
This window contains:
- the LOC112756390 gene encoding uncharacterized protein isoform X2 — translated: MSFLVQRNAPLILPWQDRRSLGGCLSLSAQRFGINLLLLLMVLQNPHLTLCEPLFTVGQGRQCHLWLKDPAVSNVLCKLSHIEHGGSSFALLEITGSKGTVQVNGKMYRKNARVVLSGGDEVVFNIYGKHAYVIYICQQLTNINATTGVPSLSILEAQSDLIRGMQIEARSSDPSTVDGASMLASLSNVHKDISLITPSGKTCNNVQQTAGVSSLSPGNEDGIPDNTVKDGTSINEPAGVFSAEKTVPASSTTVEKNSNVDSMASSTLNADVGKTSGGSDQLRPLLRMFAGPCPELDNIYKISEEKSELRELLLKYIDSPTVLASSKQQALKDSLKQGILSHEDIDVSFETFPYYLSDTTKNVLIASTYMHLKSKGFGKYASNLSSVSPRILLSGPAGSEIYQETLSKALAKHFSASILIVDSLLLSSGTSLTEVHNAKESAKPERTPAVAKRSTQVSTSQHKKSVSKLVSSVDGQIIGGSTFCSPGWVKLETNVSSSKATILKNGDRVKFIGHIHSPSSPQTRGPSHGSRGRILLAFEDNGSSKIGVRFDRSIPDGNDLGGLCEGDRGYFCSANQLLRDGSGGDDFDKIAVNDVFEVVSNQSKSAALVVFIKDVEKAIIGNSDILKSKLESLPQNVVVIGSHTQLDSRKDKTTHAGILLTKLGGNPAALLDLSFPDKFTRLLDRSKESPKAVKQLTRLFPNRVPIQLPEDELLLSDWKQQLERDIETMKAQSNTVSIRTVLNRIGLECPELETLCIKDQALTAESVEKIIGWAISHHFMHSAEGSVKDSKLVISAESLKYGLNILQGIEGENKNSKKSLKDVVTENEFEKKLLADVIPPSDIGVTFDDIGALENVKDTLKELVMLPLQRPELFSKGQLAKPCKGILLFGPPGTGKTMLAKAVATEAGANFINISMSSITSKWFGEGEKYVKAVFSLASKIAPSVIFVDEVDSMLGRRETPGEHETMRKMKNEFMMNWDGLRTKDKERVLVLAATNRPFDLDEAVIRRLPRRFMVNLPDAPNREKILRVILAKEDLAPDVHLEEIANMTDGYSGSDLKNLCVTAAYCPIREILEKEKEERSVALAENRPLPGLCSSADVRSLKMDDLRYAQEQVCASFSSDSLNMNELLQWNDLYGEGGSRRTRSLSYFM
- the LOC112756390 gene encoding uncharacterized protein isoform X1; amino-acid sequence: MVETRRSSSVSSSSSKRSLPSPSSPNAKRSKVTQDAASAVLPSEEILDAANESGDGSGDSDLRSSDLQDTSSLKEVVNVCDADKSPSPPVEEVVMALPESLDAKEADKTEVAGAAAAAAVDELPRSKKRSANSAMAGPKVTWGMLISQCSENPHLTLCEPLFTVGQGRQCHLWLKDPAVSNVLCKLSHIEHGGSSFALLEITGSKGTVQVNGKMYRKNARVVLSGGDEVVFNIYGKHAYVIYICQQLTNINATTGVPSLSILEAQSDLIRGMQIEARSSDPSTVDGASMLASLSNVHKDISLITPSGKTCNNVQQTAGVSSLSPGNEDGIPDNTVKDGTSINEPAGVFSAEKTVPASSTTVEKNSNVDSMASSTLNADVGKTSGGSDQLRPLLRMFAGPCPELDNIYKISEEKSELRELLLKYIDSPTVLASSKQQALKDSLKQGILSHEDIDVSFETFPYYLSDTTKNVLIASTYMHLKSKGFGKYASNLSSVSPRILLSGPAGSEIYQETLSKALAKHFSASILIVDSLLLSSGTSLTEVHNAKESAKPERTPAVAKRSTQVSTSQHKKSVSKLVSSVDGQIIGGSTFCSPGWVKLETNVSSSKATILKNGDRVKFIGHIHSPSSPQTRGPSHGSRGRILLAFEDNGSSKIGVRFDRSIPDGNDLGGLCEGDRGYFCSANQLLRDGSGGDDFDKIAVNDVFEVVSNQSKSAALVVFIKDVEKAIIGNSDILKSKLESLPQNVVVIGSHTQLDSRKDKTTHAGILLTKLGGNPAALLDLSFPDKFTRLLDRSKESPKAVKQLTRLFPNRVPIQLPEDELLLSDWKQQLERDIETMKAQSNTVSIRTVLNRIGLECPELETLCIKDQALTAESVEKIIGWAISHHFMHSAEGSVKDSKLVISAESLKYGLNILQGIEGENKNSKKSLKDVVTENEFEKKLLADVIPPSDIGVTFDDIGALENVKDTLKELVMLPLQRPELFSKGQLAKPCKGILLFGPPGTGKTMLAKAVATEAGANFINISMSSITSKWFGEGEKYVKAVFSLASKIAPSVIFVDEVDSMLGRRETPGEHETMRKMKNEFMMNWDGLRTKDKERVLVLAATNRPFDLDEAVIRRLPRRFMVNLPDAPNREKILRVILAKEDLAPDVHLEEIANMTDGYSGSDLKNLCVTAAYCPIREILEKEKEERSVALAENRPLPGLCSSADVRSLKMDDLRYAQEQVCASFSSDSLNMNELLQWNDLYGEGGSRRTRSLSYFM